CAAAGTAATGGTTTTTTAGCCCAGTTTGACAACGAGATTCTTACATGCTTCCAACTATGCCCAAGAAATTCATTCGTCGCAATCGCATTCTGAGCATACATCAAAGGCGAGGACCAGTAACCCCAGATCCACCATTTCTTCACATCCTCTGCAGCCAAATAACAGAAAGATTTGAGTCCAAAGTTCATCAACAAAGGCTGAGAAATTCGTAATTTTGAGTTTGAAATTGTAGTCCATACTTCGTGATACAATGAATCCTCCAAGTGTCAAGATTGCAAGAAGTGCAAATGACCCAAATGTGTTTGCAACAATCATGTTCCGACCCAGTGCAGCAATTAACCGAAACAATCCAGATGCCATCTGGCTAATCAATAGGAGTAGCAGATACTGTTTAAACATCCTGCAAACAGGAACAATCTACTGTTACCATTGCTGACCAAACCATGAATGCAACCATGTCCTTGAAATAAGCTCGCAGAGGATCTCAAATTGCATGCTATCTCACCTCCCAGCATTTGGGTCGAAGCCGATGACATAATAAGTGAGGGCAATCCAAATCGCAACTTCTGCAAATGAAATGGGAATCTTGAGGATCCATGTAGGCAGCGAGTATGCCCACGAAGGATAGAAGCGGAGGTCTCTTTGCTTGTAGAAAACAGGAAGCTTTGCGATTGTCATGGCAAGCTCTGAGAACCCATTAAACATAAGGGTGACGAGAGCGAAAAAGAGAGCACCCATAAATATCGATCCATCAGTTAATGAATTGTGGTGCATCTTGGTACGGAAGAAGACCGTCATAGCGATGAATGCAATGACCAACAGCTGGAATCAGAACAGAAACAGAATAAGGTATAGGACTTTAAGGGAATAGAATTCGAGAACGGCACTAGGAATGTAACACCGTTACTCACTTGCATCATTTTGAAGATGTAGACAAATGAGTTCCTCTTCATAAGCAACAATTCCCTTGAAGCACATGCTTTCAGCAATTCCTTCTTGCTGATACCATATTCAGACGTCGTCAAAGCAGCAGGATGGCTCTTGCTCTTATCAAACGGGGTGCTGAGTTCTTCTCCTATTTTACGGCCGACATGGAATGATTGGAATGCATTGGCGAATTCCTTGACGGGAATGTATCTGTATGGTTCATCCCTACGTGCCCAGTACTGCTGCTGATCTTTTCTTGATGTCACCTGGTGATGCGAAAGAACTCATTTTTAGATGGGCTGTTCTATTCAATGGAAACAATGCATGCTTTCACGAGATGTAGTTTTTCATTTGATGACCGATTTGAAGCATGGAACTAAATCACAGTTTGGAGTATAACTTAATCCTGCAAAACCAAGTCGACTCGGATGAGTCTGACTCGTTACCGACGAGTTTTGATTCCCATGTTTCTCAATGAGTTGGTTCAACTTACTTCCTGCAAGAAGTCGGCGACACCTTTCCTCTCGGGGCATTTGAAACCCTTGGATTCAAAGAACTCGAGCACATTCTCACGGGGACCTTGGTACACAACCTGCCCGTCAGAGAGGAGaacaatgtcatcgaagaggtcATAAGTCTCCGGAGCTGGCTGAAGCAGTGCAATCAGTGCTGTCCCACCGAGAATGTGAATTGACTGTCTCAGGGAATTTACAATCTGGAAAGTGGTAGAGCTATCCAGACCAGTTGATATCTCATCCATGAAAAGGGCCTTCGCGGGTCCAACAAGCATCTCACCTATACCAATAGGAATTCAATCCAATTAATCTAAAACCAGTAAAAATCACAAGGGCAATGGCCCATCTCCAAGTCTAAGAAAGATAAATCAGGTGTTCATTTTTTTTTAGTATTTCTACCTGTTGTAACGCGCTTCTTTTGTCCTCCTGATATGCCCCGCAGCATTTGATCCCCTACCATGGTATCAGCACATACTTCCAGTCCCAAAATCTACAGTTTGTGAAGTAATAAAAGGCAATGAATTTATGCTTCAGAAAGATCTTCTATATAAGATataagttttaaaaaaagaaagaaaaaaaaaaatgcatgtttGTCGCAACACATACCTTCAGAATATAATCCGTGACGACACTTTCCTTCTGCCCTTCAAGCGATGCAGCCTGCATAAATACAACAATTAAAGAGAAACAAAAATTCCCAATTCTTTCAAATATTGAAAGATTCACAACTCTTTCTATTGCAGATTTATAATTTACGAACTAGTCAAAAATTCATAGAGAAAGATGAACTGGACACAGGAAATTGTAGCTCATTCGAAGCATGCCAGATGGAAAGGATGATGGGGGATATTCATAAATTATCCATCAATAGAACTAAAATCTCATTAAGAGAAAGATGAGAAGGAAAATTAGTAAGGTGGACGGAAGtccatgaagtttttttttttttttttttcctattttaatcagaaaaacaaatatcatgaaatttcatgacaatTTGAATCAGATTAGATGgattaataatgaaatatcatgatatttggtgcaacaaacCGCActataaatctttaagaaaaaaaatcagttgAAAACAATGTTCTTGATTTTCACCTTCATGAAGACGTCAAGGTCGGGATCCGGTTTAATGTTTGCTGCTTTTTCCCTTCTTGACAACTCCGTCAACATCTCTGCAAATAGTTTCAGAAACCAAAACTATTATAATTCAAACTCCACAACCTCTCTCAACTCATGACTGAAACTGTTCACTTCAACATACCGTAACGGGTCCCGACTCCTTGGCATCGAGCAGAGAAAGCCAAGGTCTCTCTCACTGTCATTTCCCCAATATGAAGATCATGTTGACTGATATAAGCGGATGTCCTTTGAGGGACGAACTCCTCCATCCCATGGCCATTGTAAGTCACTCTTCCAGAAACCTGATGTTTGAGAAAAACCCAAATCAGCTTTGTATCAAACAGATGAAATATTTCCCAAAAATTTCATTATAACTACAAGTCCGGTATGCCAAGATGAGAAGAAAAAACATAGTATATCTACCTTCAGCTCTTTATCAAGCTTTCCTGCCAAAGCTAATAGCAAAGTGGTCTTCCCTGATCCTGGAGGCCCTAAAAGCAGAGTCATTCTGCAAATTCCAGATTTGAATCAATCTCCCATCGACTCAAGAATCCATACTATGAATAGAAACATCAAAACGTGCAAAACCCAGTTTGTAATTTGACCAAGCCTTCTTCTCTTACCTGCAAGGCTTTATAATTCCGCTAACATCATGAAGGATTGATACTGGTTTCTTTCGGCTCGGAAGAATGTGGAGATAATTCAAGAATCCctttgaaaaacaaaagagaaaaatcaACAGTCAGTTCATACAGTTGGAGAAAGAGTACTGACAACCCAAACAAGCATTTTCATTGATTCTAATTTGGAGATTTATGTATATGAATTACCTCGAGTATATTAAAGGTGAAATTGAGGACGGTCGGTAAACCTCTGCTACCGACGTAGGCTTCTGCTCCAATATTCAAATTCTCGTAGCGGACTTCAATGGTTGGCACCTCAATTCCAACTCTGTTAGAAAAAAATCCATCccagttagaaaaaaaaaaaaaacaaaaaacgaaaaacaaaaaacaaaaaacaaaaaataaaaaaaataaggggaaaaaaaaaacaaaaaacaaaaaggaacaTTGACTGTCAAGTTCAGCAGAATTCcacacacaaaaataataataataataataataataataataataataataataataataattcaggcaacctttaaaaaaaaaaaaaaacaagaaaaccaGGCAGAAATAGACTAGAAGAGCTTACCTATCGATTCGGTTCTTCAGCTTCAACAGGAACTTCTCATTGTCCTCCTCGGCGACTCTAACCAATCTCTCCAACACGGTCTTCTTGTCTTGAAACCCGAGATGCTGAATGTCGACTTCCTTGTGCTCCTCACCAGCGACTCCACTCAGTATCCCTTTCCTAATTCGATCGTACGTCGGAAGCTTCTCGAGAGCCGCCCACTTCAGAGCTTCTTCGTCATCTTCCTCACGAGAAGACTGTGAGAAAACACTATCGACAGTGGTGTTCCTCCACATCGAAGAGCCATTCCGCCGCAAACTTCCCACTCTATAAAGGTCCGTATTGTCCATCGAAATTCCCAACAAAAACCCACCAAAACTAAGAATTTCTAATGCGCAGAGCCTCAGCTACTGATTTCTAGAGCTCGAAAAACACAGAGAGAGACGGTTTTTTTTCTCGAACAAAACCAACAAAAACCCAGAAATATTCTTCAAGCCTGAGTACAGGAAAGTTGAATTTACAATGTATAGAGCTTGAAAAACACAGAATGAAATATAAGTTTTTCTTCTCAAACAAAACCCACCAAAACTCAAAATGGATTTCCAAATCTCAATGCAAGAGAGATGAAATGCAAATAACTATGGATTGAAAAAGGAGATggtttttttctgtttttttttttttttccccagtaACAGGGCTTTTTGAAAGGAGGAAATGAGAAGGGTGATGGGTTTGAAGGAGGGAGAAGGGCCAGTATTTAAATGCGTTGAGGGTGGCTTTTGCTTTGATTTTGTTGATTTTAATAGACGGGGTCAAAATCGATAGAGAGAAGATGGTATTCGCGCGGGTAGAATGGATAGGAGGCTCCCTCCTCTCGTTTCGTCCCCCCACATAATAGATCCGAAGGGTTCATTAGGTTAGACCAACGGTAAAATTACATGGactaaaatatcaggtggacccaccTCTATCCACTGGCCTAAATGCTTGTCTCGAATCATCAATTCCTCCTATCCACACATTTGTATCATACACGTGGGGTCCGTCCAAGTCCCATGGATCGGACTAAACGGAAAACACGGCATttatacggtgggtcccacatgatgaatcCATCGGATCTCATACACGCAAGCACATTGGCACGTGTACGAAGAGAAAGCCTCTCCTCATGCCACACGCGCGAGTCTAACTGGACATTTTTAATTAAAGGAATGCAACCCTGGTTGGTTAGGACGCACTTtcagttttagatcaagctggtatttgtttttttctcttcatctggaccTCTATggcttaatcaacagattggatgtcaaataaacagtatattgggccttaggaggattttaatggtggatatccaatcacttttgttttcatttgatgtggtccacctgagattaataTCCTTCTCGGTTTTGGGAATAAACAAtataatgatatgtaaaaatagatgaacggaatggataaaacacatacatcattttggggcccacatagcaccgaccaccagccacggagctggtggcagggggagtagccaatccgtttcccaccgtCATGTATTCTTTTTAAGGGCCGTTTGGATTGGGGAGGGGGTTTGAAGGGATGATCCCGTATTTTACAGGGTCCAAGGGGATTTCAAACTCCCTGACATGTTTGGTACCATAAATGAGGAGTTTCAAATATCAACATAAGAGTTTGAAATTAAGGTGaaagattgatttttatttaaaattatttcacGAGCTGTGAGTTGCATCTATAACATGTGTGGCTATTAATTTACTGTGATATCCATGACAGTCAAACTATCAATTGTataactataattactttaatacaatgatctGCGTTGTCCAAACATTATTTACGtagatcaacggttaaaaatcattggttagtcacttggatgcAATCCTGTGATTACAGACTATTCGAgacatttcatcatttttagaaataaaaataatttaatggaCGTATTATAACCATCATGTCAAACATTACATTCGTACACTACTTGAagaaattaaaattgatttagtaattaaattcaaaccccttcaTATATATTATGCATAATTGGTTTTGGATTGTAGGAGATTTTTTTAATTGAAGGGGTCAACAAGAGGATTTTGATCCAAATCTAGGGTGCTCTAAATCCACAatcccaaacagacccttatatCCACAGCTTCCATCAGTTTAGCCGGATCATTGGGGGAGATTAGCCCAAAACTTCCAAGTGCCGTACCACTGGAAACAATGATGATCCAATGATCACCAatcccaaacagacccttatatCCACAGCTTCCATCACTTTAGCCGGATCATCGCGGGATATTAGCCCAAAACTTCCAAGTGCTATAGCACAGGATACCATGATGATTCAATGATCACCGGTAAAAACTTccgaggccataaaagttttggataagttgatTTTGTGTGGCCCCTTCATTCAATTCCTTATAATCTTATAACCAGGTTGAATCACAAATAAACATATCGCAAGCATGACACTTGCTCAAAGGCGTATATCTATGTATATATGCCCATAGGTGGcatgtcaatatatatatatatatatatatatatatatatatatatatatatatatatatatatatatatgccagtGAAATTTGACTATAAGGCCTTCCActttgataaaatatatatatatatatatatatatatatatatatatatatgccagtGAAATTTGACTATAAGGCCTTCCACTTTGATAAAATAGCATATCAACGTATATCAAAGTGACTTTAACCAAATTTGTAAATGCTTCAATTTTTAGATTATATCAGAAAAATCTCTCAAAAGGAATGGATGCGGTGAATATAAGGAAAATACAACGCCATGACGAAAAAGGTCTAGTTAGCTTAGTTGGGATTGAAATGGTCTACcaaacatagataaaacacatgcatcaagcgGGCCCAACAGTCTTTACGCAGTACCTAAGAGCTGTCGGGATCACATGCTCAACATTCCCTGGATTAAAtacgggagcagattaggtgagacccaggaACCATCAATGTGGGTGAGGCCCTGGATTGTAGGGCTCAgagtgatgtatttgtcttaaatACACGGTGTCCAACTATTTTGAAGGCCCATTTTACGATACGATCTTTAAAATGAAGTTGactcaaatctttggtggaccacaccatagaaacagttgtgattgaatccccaccattaaaaacttaacggattccaccaaaatgtttatttgccatctaacctcttgataaggtcacaacaCCTTGATGAAGAGACCATATAAataccatcttgatccaaagtttttgtgcccacaagaagtttttaatggtaaatcattattTCCATAATATTGTTCATTTGGGATttagaactgcttcatttttatttatttttttatcatgccctaaaatgagctttcaatacagatggatgaagaggatgtggtcacatacatcatagtgggcccacaatcaggggtcccacccaccttggtggatcctaGGTCGTACCTAATATGCTCTCATTAAATACTAGAATTGGGATCATGTGATCGGACAAATGCTCTCATTGTTCCTGCATCacgattggtccacatcatcactgACATCTCATAGCACCACTGCATTAAATGCagcatgtgatgatgtggtccaattagattgcaacaagcaGAATTTTCCTGCACGTGGCAATCAAAGGATCCCAATTATAAATACTAATTTCCCTACTTTGTTGAAGTAAAAATCAGTTACATCCCCAACATAGGTAGGTATAGCCACCCTGCGTGAGCAATGGGATGGATGGCAATCATAAGTTCATGTGCCAGGTTACTATCACgtgcatctttcatcaaacctaATTCAAAATCAAAGCGGGTCATGCCACTTAAACTTATGGGTTTTGTTATAGGTAAAAATGGACTAACCAGATGAATAGACTTGAAGACTATAGATTACTTGAAGGCTGAAAATCACCTCGACCTTCACCTCGGGTACCAACCTCGACCAACCAACTTTGAAGGTTAGCATCGGATATTGACTATCACCTCGGAATCAAATACACTTATAGTATACTAAGATATGATACGATTATCCTACGAGATATTCGTGAGTATCTCGAGAAATCAATTTCGACACATCCGGAGAAAGATATCTTCTGTAATACGCAATTCACCATTCAAGAGTCATTGTCATATACGCCACCAACCCCAAAAGGTTGTAAACAAGTACTCTATCTACGGTGAAAGGTACAAAGAATCTCTTACCCAAAACCCTTCAATACTACTAGACTCAGATTCTTAACTTGACTTTGGCATtgaagggtcccctgctctagctagggtctcctttgttttcttcttgtGCAGATACTCAAAGGTCAAAAAAGGGTGAACCAAAATTTTACATCAACACTTTGGCGTCATCTATGGGAACGACATCAAAGTCGTTCCCACTTTACTAGAAAACCATAATGgcgaaaagaaagaagaaagctctACCTGTCATTGCTGCAGCCAGCCCACCTCTTCCTGAATCATCAGCCGAGAAGGGTGCCTAGCACTACCAGCAGCAGGCCGATTCTACTCCCCCAGCGCCCGCCCCTCGATCCCGCACCCGAGGCGGTTGATTAGTCTCTTTGGAAAACCAAGTCGAAGCCCTGAATAAAGATATGAATTGACTCATGCAACTCCTTAAGATACAGAATTCACCCCACGGTCACGATACAGAGGAGAGTGCTGCCACTAGACCATATCAAGCACCAATCAACTTGCAGAAAAGTAAATAACCTCCTGATCTACCAGCCCAGGCACTTTCCCACACTTCGGGAGAAGCCACACTCGCAGACTCCAACTTGCACCCTGTGCCAAAGAGGAAGAGTTATAGAAAAGCCCCCAAAGTAGTGGCCGAGAACAAGGGCCCTTAGGAGGAAAAACTCAGGAAAATTCGAGGTTAGATTAGCAACATTAGATAAGCCTACAGTGCTCGAGTACTGACCTCAGTAGATGTCATGTTAAAAGAAATCTAACCACCATTCACCAACGGCATTATGGCATCTTCGCTTCCGACCAGGTTCCGGATGCCACAGATGACCCCCTACTCTAGAACCATCAATCCTGCCGAGCACCTCGAGTCCTTGAAAGCCTAGATGGAGTTTTATGGCGCCTCGGGCCCCATAATATACTAAGCATTCTCCTTGACCTTATCAGGACCTGCTCGACGGTAGTTAAGGAAGCTGAAGCTGAAGCTGAGGTCCATTAGTTCCTTCTCGTAGCTCAACAAAGCCTTCCTCACACAATTCATTGGTGGGAGAGATAAAAGAAAGTCATCAGCTCATCTTCTCACAATCAAGCAGAGGGAGGACGAGCTGTTAAGAGACTACCTCATCTGTTTAAACGTCGAAGCTGTCTAGGTCGATGGTTATTCCAACCAAATACATCTGACTGCCATAGTAGCCGGCCTCAAACAAGGAAAGTTTATTTTCTCCATTGGTAAGAACCCCCTGACTACCCTCACCAACCTACTTAACCGAactaaaaaaatatttcaatgctGAAGAGCTCTCTACTTCACAAAGAGCTGCTCGAACGGAAAATAACTTGACTGAGAATAGgaagcaaaggaaaaaaaaaaaagaaggagagccCTCCACCGTTAACGCCAAAAGAAATAAAGAGGACGACAAAGACTGAGGCCAGTGTACCTTAACATCAGATACTGAGGAGCGCGTCGACTGACCGACCTACTCGACTAAGAGCAACCTCCCttttaaaaatggaaaaatgtGCTCATGATTTTACTATTATGTTTTTTACTGCTTAATGAAATTCTATAATAAAAGAACTTCCCCATGTTAAGGAAATAAAATACTTTTAAATGATTTCTCAACTATTTGAACTACACGGTCTACTGAGACTTCCTTTAGTGTAAGGGAAAAGTAGTCCTCAACCATTCGTTCGACCCTTAGAGAATAGGTCGAACCACTAATTAGGAACACTACTTAGACTGCGTGATCTACAATAAGGACTTTCTTTAATATAATAGAAGAAATTCCTTGAACCGAGTACTTGGCCTACTACTATGAGAATGATTGAGACTTCTCTCgattgaa
This region of Magnolia sinica isolate HGM2019 chromosome 1, MsV1, whole genome shotgun sequence genomic DNA includes:
- the LOC131255403 gene encoding pleiotropic drug resistance protein TUR2-like translates to MDNTDLYRVGSLRRNGSSMWRNTTVDSVFSQSSREEDDEEALKWAALEKLPTYDRIRKGILSGVAGEEHKEVDIQHLGFQDKKTVLERLVRVAEEDNEKFLLKLKNRIDRVGIEVPTIEVRYENLNIGAEAYVGSRGLPTVLNFTFNILEGFLNYLHILPSRKKPVSILHDVSGIIKPCRMTLLLGPPGSGKTTLLLALAGKLDKELKVSGRVTYNGHGMEEFVPQRTSAYISQHDLHIGEMTVRETLAFSARCQGVGTRYEMLTELSRREKAANIKPDPDLDVFMKAASLEGQKESVVTDYILKILGLEVCADTMVGDQMLRGISGGQKKRVTTGEMLVGPAKALFMDEISTGLDSSTTFQIVNSLRQSIHILGGTALIALLQPAPETYDLFDDIVLLSDGQVVYQGPRENVLEFFESKGFKCPERKGVADFLQEVTSRKDQQQYWARRDEPYRYIPVKEFANAFQSFHVGRKIGEELSTPFDKSKSHPAALTTSEYGISKKELLKACASRELLLMKRNSFVYIFKMMQLLVIAFIAMTVFFRTKMHHNSLTDGSIFMGALFFALVTLMFNGFSELAMTIAKLPVFYKQRDLRFYPSWAYSLPTWILKIPISFAEVAIWIALTYYVIGFDPNAGRMFKQYLLLLLISQMASGLFRLIAALGRNMIVANTFGSFALLAILTLGGFIVSRKDVKKWWIWGYWSSPLMYAQNAIATNEFLGHSWKHVVSGSTEMLGIQILESRGIFPESKWYWIGAGALFGYTLLFNGLFTVALTNLDPYKGGQAVLSEEALKEKHANRTGEVEEVELSTRRTSSSARIGNEIRMTEATDGANKSNKKGMVLPFAPLSITFDNVRYSVDMPQEMKAQGFPEEKLELLKGVSGAFRPGVLTALMGVSGAGKTTLMDVLAGRKTGGYIEGNITISGYPKKQETFARISGYCEQNDIHSPHVTVYESLVYSAWLRLPTEVDSATRKMFIEEVMELVELTSLRESLVGLPGVNGLSTEQRKRLTIAVELVANPSIIFMDEPTSGLDARAAAIVMRTVRNTVDTGRTVVCTIHQPSIDIFEAFDELFLMKRGGEEIYVGPLGHHSSHLINYFEGINGVHKIKDGYNPATWMLEVSSIAQEGILGVNFSEIYKNSDLFRRNKALIAEMSSPPPGSKDLYFSSQYSQPFITQCIACLWKQRMSYWRNPPYTAVRLLFTTVIALMFGTIFWDLGSKTTSQQDLFNAMGSMYAAVLFIGVQNASSVQPVVAVERTVFYRERAAGMYSALPYAFAQVVVEIPYILVQTLVYGVIVYAMIQFEWTAAKFFWYLFFMFFTLLYFTFYGMMAVGLTPNHDIAAIVSSAFYALWNLFAGFIVPRPRIPIWWRWYYWACPVAWTLYGLVASQFGDISKQMDNDKIVSEYVREYFGFKHDFLGVIAAGVIGFTVLFAFVFAFSIKVLNFQRR